The following coding sequences lie in one Arachis stenosperma cultivar V10309 chromosome 5, arast.V10309.gnm1.PFL2, whole genome shotgun sequence genomic window:
- the LOC130983032 gene encoding lysine-rich arabinogalactan protein 19, whose protein sequence is MASTFWAVALASLCFQLVTINAQAPATAPSKPPPAALTPKAATAPVVAASPPTISKPPVASKPPANVTPKPAPVTSPAPKVAPVSSPKVPPPQPPKASPVSAPTKPPPLPSPPVATPPPLPPPTISPTPVQAPPATAPTPLQRAPAPAPVSPPPALAPTPVIEPPTPAPAKHKKRRHRRKHKKHHAPAPAPTIVNKSPPAPPDSTADSDTAPAPAPGLNLNGSPSNYQHGRNIWATAGIAITILLAMTGFSS, encoded by the exons ATGGCTTCAACGTTCTGGGCAGTGGCTTTAGCAAGCCTCTGCTTCCAGCTAGTAACAATTAACGCACAAGCTCCAGCAACAGCGCCCTCAAAGCCGCCACCTGCAGCGCTGACGCCGAAAGCAGCTACGGCACCTGTAGTGGCAGCTTCCCCTCCAACCATAAGCAAACCACCAGTGGCTAGCAAGCCTCCAGCGAATGTGACTCCAAAACCTGCTCCTGTGACATCACCAGCCCCCAAGGTTGCACCTGTTTCGAGCCCAAAGGTGCCACCACCACAACCACCAAAAGCTTCACCTGTCTCAGCTCCAACCAAACCACCACCGTTGCCGTCGCCGCCTGTTGCGACACCACCACCATTGCCACCACCAACAATATCCCCAACACCAGTCCAAGCACCACCAGCAACTGCACCTACGCCACTACAGAGAGCACCAGCACCCGCACCTGTTTCTCCCCCACCAGCACTAGCACCAACGCCTGTAATAGAACCACCAACACCAGCACCTGCCAAGCACAAGAAACGAAGGCACAGGCGCAAGCACAAAAAACATCATGCACCAGCTCCAGCACCAACAATTGTCAACAAGAGTCCCCCAGCACCACCGGATTCCACAGCAGATTCGGACACAGCACCAGCACCAGCACCGGGTCTGAATTTG AATGGATCACCATCAAACTATCAGCATGGGAGAAATATATGGGCAACGGCTGGGATTGCCATCACCATCTTGCTAGCTATGACAGGCTTCAGCTCATAG